The following coding sequences lie in one Nocardioides sambongensis genomic window:
- a CDS encoding MDR family MFS transporter, whose amino-acid sequence MSTTLAEPAGAPAPPPPEVGRTLSGRARTIAFSTIALGMLLAALDGTIVATALPTIVGDLGGGNHMAWVVTAYLLAQTAVTAVVGKLGDQFGRKTMFQVSVVVFIVGSALCGAAPGMAWLIVSRAIQGLGAGGLTVTAMALIADIIPLRERGKFQGALGAVFGVATVIGPFLGGLFTDNLSWRWCFYINVPLAILVIIVAGRTIPHSTPVRRPRIDFPGMLAVSVGAGALVLATSWGGTEYPWGSWQIIGLFVLGVVVLTGFVLIELRAVEPILPMRLFGSKVFAYCSALSFVVGFTMMGAMTFLPTFFQYVLGESATVSGLSMLPMVVGLMTTSITAGNVVGRTGRYKIFPVVGTLVMAVGLVLLSTMDPDTSKWVTDAYLFVLGLGIGLSMQVLTIIVQGSVPYADLGVATSGVTFFRTMGGAFGTAIFGTLYTNFLTDRMPAALREAGVPPDQVSTPAALHALGDQVIRPIVEAYAEALGAVFLYAAPVALIAFVLALLLPQVKLADSLAPEANDMGQAFAAPEAQPSADLLARQVTTVLYGRGKDRMIEVLESDRVPVPAGWAWGLAQVYGLTEAGRPADLAIIAHSRRMPAGALSPLFERLLDEGYLDGRMDDLVLTETGRATIERVRDALVEWIMERLDTPPDDVAEVGSAVAAVARRVVVERIDNPIDLPLLPRSAVS is encoded by the coding sequence ATGTCCACCACGCTCGCCGAGCCCGCCGGAGCACCGGCCCCTCCGCCGCCGGAGGTCGGGCGCACGTTGTCGGGTCGGGCACGCACCATCGCGTTCTCCACGATCGCGCTCGGGATGCTGCTCGCCGCGCTCGACGGGACCATCGTCGCGACGGCGCTGCCGACGATCGTGGGCGACCTCGGCGGCGGCAACCACATGGCGTGGGTGGTCACCGCCTACCTGCTGGCCCAGACGGCGGTGACCGCGGTGGTCGGCAAGCTGGGCGACCAGTTCGGCCGGAAGACGATGTTCCAGGTCAGCGTGGTCGTCTTCATCGTCGGGTCCGCGCTGTGCGGCGCGGCGCCGGGGATGGCGTGGCTGATCGTCTCCCGGGCGATCCAGGGCCTGGGGGCGGGTGGCCTGACGGTGACCGCGATGGCGCTGATCGCCGACATCATCCCGCTGCGCGAGCGCGGCAAGTTCCAGGGTGCGCTCGGTGCGGTCTTCGGGGTGGCCACGGTGATCGGGCCGTTCCTCGGCGGCCTCTTCACCGACAACCTGAGCTGGCGGTGGTGCTTCTACATCAACGTCCCGCTGGCGATCCTGGTGATCATCGTGGCCGGGCGCACGATCCCGCACAGCACCCCCGTCCGCCGGCCGCGGATCGACTTCCCCGGCATGCTCGCGGTCTCCGTCGGGGCGGGGGCCCTGGTGCTGGCGACCAGCTGGGGCGGCACCGAGTATCCGTGGGGCTCCTGGCAGATCATCGGGCTCTTCGTGCTCGGCGTCGTGGTCCTCACCGGCTTCGTGCTGATCGAGCTGCGGGCGGTCGAGCCGATCCTGCCGATGCGTCTGTTCGGCTCGAAGGTCTTCGCCTACTGCAGCGCGCTGAGCTTCGTCGTGGGCTTCACGATGATGGGCGCGATGACGTTCCTGCCGACGTTCTTCCAGTACGTGCTCGGTGAGAGCGCCACCGTGTCGGGCCTCTCGATGCTGCCGATGGTGGTCGGGCTGATGACCACCTCGATCACCGCCGGCAACGTCGTCGGCCGGACCGGCCGCTACAAGATCTTCCCGGTGGTCGGCACCCTGGTGATGGCGGTCGGCCTGGTGCTGCTCTCCACCATGGACCCGGACACCTCGAAGTGGGTGACCGACGCCTACCTGTTCGTCCTCGGGCTCGGCATCGGGCTCAGCATGCAGGTGCTCACCATCATCGTGCAGGGCTCCGTGCCCTACGCCGACCTCGGTGTCGCGACCTCCGGGGTCACCTTCTTCCGGACCATGGGCGGCGCCTTCGGCACCGCGATCTTCGGCACCCTCTACACCAACTTCCTGACCGACCGGATGCCCGCGGCCCTGCGGGAGGCCGGCGTCCCTCCCGACCAGGTCAGCACCCCCGCCGCGCTGCACGCCCTCGGCGACCAGGTGATCCGCCCCATCGTCGAGGCGTACGCCGAGGCGCTCGGCGCGGTCTTCCTCTACGCCGCCCCGGTGGCGCTGATCGCCTTCGTCCTCGCCCTCCTGCTGCCGCAGGTGAAGCTCGCCGACAGCCTCGCCCCCGAGGCCAACGACATGGGTCAGGCCTTCGCCGCACCGGAGGCGCAGCCGAGCGCGGACCTGCTCGCGCGCCAGGTGACCACGGTCCTCTACGGACGCGGGAAGGACCGGATGATCGAGGTGCTGGAGTCGGACCGGGTCCCGGTGCCGGCGGGCTGGGCGTGGGGGCTGGCCCAGGTCTACGGGCTCACCGAGGCCGGCCGTCCGGCCGACCTCGCGATCATCGCCCACTCGCGGCGGATGCCGGCCGGTGCCCTCTCGCCGCTCTTCGAGCGACTCCTCGATGAGGGCTACCTGGACGGGAGGATGGACGACCTGGTGCTGACCGAGACCGGACGGGCGACCATCGAACGGGTCCGCGACGCGCTCGTCGAGTGGATCATGGAGCGGCTGGACACCCCGCCCGACGATGTCGCCGAGGTGGGGTCCGCGGTCGCCGCCGTGGCCCGCCGGGTGGTGGTGGAGCGGATCGACAACCCGATCGATCTGCCGCTGCTCCCACGTTCCGCGGTCTCCTAG
- a CDS encoding methyltransferase, translating into MSTDEIIPASDAPGPDDEPAPIDFEGLRIAWDGRVLRPRPWTAEQSRWIAELAQEAPEGPILELCCGAGQIGLLAARLTGRPLVQVDRDPVAVAYARRNAAQAGLAADVREAEAVAALEMSERFPLVLVDPPWLATAELDRFPEDPVGAVDGGVDGLAAVRECLRVALDHAQDGGHVVLQVGSSEQAGAVADLLRWNALDGARGWEIRGIRACLPGGVLVHVGTSGGTPSG; encoded by the coding sequence ATGTCGACCGACGAGATCATCCCGGCCAGCGACGCTCCCGGCCCCGACGACGAGCCCGCCCCGATCGACTTCGAGGGGCTGCGCATCGCCTGGGACGGTCGTGTGCTGCGCCCGCGGCCGTGGACGGCCGAGCAGTCGCGCTGGATCGCGGAGCTCGCCCAGGAGGCGCCGGAGGGTCCGATCCTCGAGCTCTGCTGTGGGGCCGGGCAGATCGGTCTGCTGGCCGCCCGGTTGACCGGGCGGCCGCTGGTCCAGGTGGATCGGGACCCGGTCGCCGTCGCCTACGCCCGCCGCAACGCGGCGCAGGCGGGCCTGGCCGCGGACGTGCGGGAGGCGGAGGCGGTCGCCGCGCTCGAGATGTCCGAGCGCTTCCCGCTGGTGCTGGTGGATCCGCCGTGGCTGGCCACCGCCGAGCTCGACCGGTTCCCCGAGGACCCGGTCGGGGCGGTCGACGGCGGCGTCGACGGGCTCGCCGCGGTGCGCGAGTGCCTCCGGGTGGCGCTGGACCACGCCCAGGACGGCGGCCACGTGGTGCTCCAGGTCGGCTCCTCGGAGCAGGCGGGTGCGGTGGCCGACCTGCTGCGCTGGAACGCGCTGGACGGCGCACGCGGCTGGGAGATCCGCGGCATCCGGGCCTGCCTGCCCGGCGGGGTGCTGGTGCACGTCGGCACGTCGGGAGGTACGCCGAGCGGCTGA
- a CDS encoding SDR family NAD(P)-dependent oxidoreductase, whose translation MGLVRRLPLTGSGQGLQGPAAAKVVRHDAGAPASDDAALPPGLEDPMTRLQDRVAVVTGGAGGIGRALVDAFLAEGAKVVLVDRAVEQGERVAAELGDDAAFVGGDVGDRAIAEKAIGVAVERFGPVSILVTCAQGSVQRPFVEQSRDDLDVAMRSGLLQTWNFLQVAHPHLKETRGSVITFASGAGLDGMPTQSSYAAAKEAIRGLSRTVASEWARDGIRVNTICPVAATEGVRAWAEAFPKDYERTVAKNPMGRWGDPREDIAPIAVFLASDDSRYMTGQTLMADGGTQKLR comes from the coding sequence GTGGGACTGGTTCGACGCCTCCCGCTGACCGGGAGCGGACAGGGGCTCCAGGGCCCCGCGGCCGCGAAGGTGGTCCGGCACGACGCCGGCGCACCGGCGAGCGACGACGCGGCGCTGCCGCCTGGACTGGAGGATCCGATGACCCGACTGCAGGACCGCGTGGCGGTGGTGACCGGTGGAGCCGGCGGGATCGGGCGCGCCCTGGTCGACGCGTTCCTGGCCGAGGGGGCGAAGGTCGTGCTGGTCGACCGGGCGGTCGAGCAGGGCGAGCGGGTGGCGGCCGAGCTCGGCGATGACGCCGCGTTCGTCGGCGGCGACGTGGGCGACCGTGCGATCGCGGAGAAGGCGATCGGCGTCGCGGTCGAGCGGTTCGGCCCGGTCTCGATCCTGGTCACCTGCGCCCAGGGATCGGTGCAGAGGCCTTTCGTCGAGCAGAGCCGGGACGACCTCGACGTCGCGATGCGCAGCGGACTGCTGCAGACCTGGAACTTCCTGCAGGTGGCCCACCCGCACCTGAAGGAGACCCGCGGGTCGGTGATCACGTTCGCCTCCGGTGCCGGTCTGGACGGGATGCCGACGCAGTCGTCGTACGCGGCCGCGAAGGAGGCGATCCGGGGGCTGAGCCGCACCGTCGCCTCGGAGTGGGCGCGAGACGGCATCCGGGTCAACACGATCTGCCCGGTGGCGGCCACGGAGGGTGTCCGCGCCTGGGCCGAGGCGTTCCCGAAGGACTACGAGCGCACGGTGGCGAAGAACCCGATGGGCCGTTGGGGCGACCCGCGTGAGGACATCGCCCCGATCGCGGTCTTCCTGGCCAGCGACGACAGTCGCTACATGACCGGCCAGACCCTGATGGCCGACGGCGGCACCCAGAAGCTGCGCTGA
- a CDS encoding iron-containing redox enzyme family protein, protein MNPSIAPCGPISTHVLGTLCGDAPPAGWAGIVESVADPLVDRDFQLGLWLAYEPHFGDLPGLDRDPEWDPALLTVRAALEERFERALRDLTSDVTGNLTGDLREQGAVARLREMTAVGRPSPLALRLGREATREEFVDYLTQRAVYHLRESDPQSFALPRVGGAAKTALAELQYDEYGAGRPERLHSHLYARALQELGLPTDVLAYLPEVEATVLTTVNTMAFFALHRRLRGAAMGHLAAFEATSSLPCRLVAAGAHRLDLPPEVAAYFEEHVEADAVHEQVAIDDICGALVAADPLLAADVVFGAAACLAVDELVADAFHARWDDAAGAAEAS, encoded by the coding sequence GTGAACCCATCGATCGCGCCCTGCGGTCCGATCAGCACCCACGTCCTGGGCACCCTGTGCGGAGACGCCCCGCCGGCCGGCTGGGCCGGCATCGTGGAGTCGGTCGCCGACCCGCTGGTGGACCGCGACTTCCAGCTCGGCCTCTGGCTGGCCTACGAGCCGCACTTCGGCGATCTGCCGGGCCTGGACCGCGACCCGGAGTGGGACCCTGCCCTGCTGACCGTGCGCGCCGCGCTGGAGGAGCGCTTCGAGCGGGCGCTGCGAGACCTCACCAGCGACGTCACCGGCAACCTCACCGGCGACCTGCGCGAGCAGGGCGCTGTCGCCCGGCTGCGGGAGATGACGGCCGTCGGCCGCCCCTCACCCCTCGCCCTGCGCCTGGGCCGGGAGGCGACGCGGGAGGAGTTCGTGGACTACCTGACCCAGCGCGCCGTCTACCACCTGCGCGAGTCCGACCCGCAGAGCTTCGCACTGCCCCGGGTGGGCGGTGCGGCGAAGACCGCACTGGCCGAGCTGCAGTACGACGAGTACGGCGCGGGGCGCCCCGAGCGGCTGCACTCGCACCTCTACGCCCGGGCGCTGCAGGAGCTCGGCCTGCCCACCGATGTGCTCGCCTACCTGCCCGAGGTCGAGGCGACCGTGCTGACCACGGTGAACACGATGGCGTTCTTCGCCCTGCACCGCCGGTTGCGGGGCGCCGCGATGGGGCACCTCGCGGCGTTCGAGGCGACCAGCTCGCTGCCGTGCCGCCTCGTCGCCGCCGGGGCGCACCGGCTCGACCTGCCGCCCGAGGTCGCCGCCTACTTCGAGGAGCACGTCGAGGCGGACGCGGTCCACGAGCAGGTGGCGATCGACGACATCTGCGGGGCGCTGGTGGCGGCCGACCCGCTGCTGGCCGCCGACGTCGTCTTCGGCGCGGCCGCGTGCCTGGCCGTCGACGAGCTGGTCGCCGACGCGTTCCACGCCCGGTGGGACGACGCGGCTGGAGCGGCGGAGGCGTCGTGA
- a CDS encoding LLM class F420-dependent oxidoreductase, with protein MRLGMIINYAGEFGETVELVQDYERAGLELVGMPEAYSFDAVSALGYLAARTERAALMSTILQIYSRTPTLTAMTAAGLDYVSGGRFVLGLGASGPQVVEGFHGVPYDAPLGRTREVVEICRQVWRREPVVHEGKHYKVPLTKEDGGSGLGKPLKLINHPVRADIPVSIAALGEKNVAMVAEIANGWQPIFFHPQKFRAAWGESLEAGFARRDPALGELDIQLQTSFLLGEATPEAVGAVRNQLALYIGGMGARGKNFYNALACRYGYQTEAKEIQDLYLDGRKAEAAAAVPDDLVDSVALIGSEDVIRRKLAELDEAGVRTLLINPVAADPADRIAQVRRLSELIAERAATSAGASA; from the coding sequence ATGCGACTGGGCATGATCATCAACTACGCCGGGGAGTTCGGCGAGACGGTCGAGCTGGTGCAGGACTACGAGCGCGCCGGGCTGGAGCTGGTCGGGATGCCGGAGGCCTACTCCTTCGACGCGGTCAGCGCGCTGGGCTACCTGGCGGCCCGCACCGAGCGGGCAGCGCTGATGAGCACGATCCTGCAGATCTACTCGCGCACCCCCACGCTGACCGCGATGACGGCGGCCGGCCTGGACTACGTCTCCGGCGGCCGGTTCGTGCTGGGCCTCGGTGCCTCCGGCCCGCAGGTGGTGGAGGGCTTCCACGGCGTCCCGTACGACGCCCCGCTCGGTCGCACCCGCGAGGTGGTCGAGATCTGCCGCCAGGTGTGGCGACGCGAGCCGGTCGTGCACGAGGGCAAGCACTACAAGGTGCCGCTGACCAAGGAGGACGGCGGCTCGGGGCTGGGCAAGCCACTGAAGCTGATCAACCACCCGGTCCGCGCCGACATCCCGGTCTCGATCGCGGCGCTGGGGGAGAAGAACGTGGCCATGGTCGCCGAGATCGCGAACGGCTGGCAGCCGATCTTCTTCCACCCGCAGAAGTTCCGCGCCGCCTGGGGGGAGTCGCTGGAGGCCGGCTTCGCCCGCCGCGACCCCGCGCTCGGAGAGCTGGACATCCAGCTGCAGACCAGCTTCCTGCTCGGGGAGGCGACCCCGGAGGCGGTCGGCGCGGTCCGCAACCAGCTCGCGCTCTACATCGGCGGGATGGGCGCGCGTGGCAAGAACTTCTACAACGCACTGGCCTGCCGCTACGGCTACCAGACGGAAGCGAAGGAGATCCAGGACCTCTACCTGGACGGCCGGAAGGCCGAGGCTGCCGCGGCGGTCCCCGACGACCTGGTCGACTCGGTGGCCCTGATCGGCTCCGAGGACGTGATCCGCCGCAAGCTGGCCGAGCTGGACGAGGCCGGGGTGCGCACCCTGCTGATCAACCCGGTCGCCGCCGACCCGGCGGACCGGATCGCCCAGGTGCGCCGGCTCTCCGAGCTGATCGCCGAGCGCGCCGCCACGTCCGCGGGGGCGTCGGCGTGA
- a CDS encoding helix-turn-helix transcriptional regulator, which translates to MSSPPPVHVAIVDAYAIARLGLSAALAPFEERVRLVPSTADEQPAGQPLDVVLYEPIGLRADQQEQVRTLAERHRVPATVYSWRAVIGRSDAAPPIRLSKRLAPPELVEVLVQLGTAHRRARVEAELRGGDSPMTLEDQVQVAYDLSAREFEVLRLVAAGLSNQEICARLFLSVNSVKTYLRTGYRKIGADRRTQAVAWVLEHGLEIEVDEPTG; encoded by the coding sequence GTGTCCTCACCGCCCCCGGTCCACGTGGCCATCGTCGACGCCTACGCCATCGCGCGCCTCGGACTGTCCGCCGCCTTGGCCCCGTTCGAGGAGCGGGTCCGGCTGGTGCCGAGCACGGCCGACGAGCAGCCCGCCGGACAGCCGTTGGACGTGGTCCTCTACGAGCCGATCGGGCTCCGGGCCGACCAGCAGGAGCAGGTGCGGACACTGGCCGAGCGGCACCGGGTGCCGGCCACCGTGTACTCCTGGCGTGCGGTCATCGGCCGCAGCGACGCGGCGCCGCCGATCCGCCTCTCCAAGCGTCTGGCGCCGCCCGAGCTGGTCGAGGTGCTGGTGCAACTGGGCACCGCGCACCGACGGGCCCGGGTCGAGGCCGAGCTCCGGGGCGGGGACTCGCCGATGACGCTGGAGGACCAGGTCCAGGTGGCCTACGACCTCTCGGCGCGCGAGTTCGAGGTGCTCCGCCTGGTCGCGGCGGGGCTGTCCAACCAGGAGATCTGTGCCCGGCTCTTCCTCAGCGTGAACTCGGTGAAGACCTACCTGCGCACCGGCTATCGCAAGATCGGTGCCGACCGCCGCACCCAGGCGGTGGCCTGGGTGCTCGAGCACGGCCTCGAGATCGAGGTCGACGAGCCCACCGGCTGA
- a CDS encoding response regulator: MSSQVPPVRVAVVNDYEIVVAGVAAVLARYPDRIDVVELDSGMPVASDVDVILYDTFGQAQGDALDVTALVRDSAKLLIFSWNVDEDLVRRALDLGACGYVPKGSRPTVSSTRSRGCTPVSSSRRSRSSPTTGSDAGRERTSG; the protein is encoded by the coding sequence ATGTCCTCGCAGGTACCCCCGGTGCGTGTCGCCGTCGTCAACGACTACGAGATCGTGGTGGCCGGCGTCGCCGCGGTGCTGGCGCGGTATCCGGACCGGATCGACGTAGTCGAGCTGGACAGCGGGATGCCGGTCGCCAGCGACGTCGACGTGATCCTCTACGACACCTTCGGCCAGGCCCAGGGGGACGCCCTCGACGTGACCGCGCTCGTCCGCGACTCGGCCAAGCTGCTGATCTTCAGCTGGAACGTCGACGAGGACCTGGTACGACGCGCGCTCGACCTCGGCGCGTGCGGCTATGTCCCGAAGGGATCTCGGCCGACGGTCTCGTCGACGCGATCGAGAGGGTGCACGCCGGTCAGCTCGTCTCGCCGGAGCCGGAGTTCGCCGACGACCGGTTCGGACGCTGGCCGGGAGAGGACATCGGGCTGA
- a CDS encoding CDGSH iron-sulfur domain-containing protein: MSRADDGGDRVRPVVVRGATMLAGTDGVVHRVERPVVALCVCGRSAAYPWCDSTHKVLADRPRS; the protein is encoded by the coding sequence GTGAGCCGGGCCGACGACGGGGGCGACCGGGTCCGTCCCGTGGTGGTGCGGGGCGCGACGATGCTGGCCGGGACCGACGGCGTCGTGCACCGGGTCGAGCGTCCGGTGGTGGCATTGTGCGTGTGCGGGCGCTCGGCGGCCTACCCCTGGTGCGACAGCACCCACAAGGTCCTCGCCGACCGACCGCGGAGCTGA
- a CDS encoding response regulator transcription factor, whose product MALICQGLTNQEIGERAFIGVNTVKTYVRTLYRKVGVTNRAQAVLWGVEHGFQPDHTRHTLNGA is encoded by the coding sequence ATGGCGCTGATCTGTCAGGGTCTGACCAACCAGGAGATCGGCGAACGCGCGTTCATCGGGGTCAACACCGTGAAGACCTACGTGCGGACGCTCTACCGCAAGGTCGGCGTGACCAACCGGGCGCAGGCGGTGCTCTGGGGGGTCGAGCACGGCTTCCAGCCCGATCACACCCGACACACCCTCAACGGAGCCTGA
- a CDS encoding LLM class flavin-dependent oxidoreductase, with product MSAWTTRVPITTTVVVPQLHDPVLLAKALATADRLCDGRLTVGLGVGGREEDYAAVGADWSTRRIADLEHRVRTMQRVWAGENLTGATLPVGPPPHRPGGPSLLIGSHGRRTAASAAGWADGLAGMSLDLDLAATAELFDVAREAWSAARRPAPRLTTSFWFALAETSDDPRGQIHRHLRHYMNWIPPEFVDAMAPASGFAGSVDELREVLAGFAEIGADEVQLIPTSDDPRQVAVLAGALS from the coding sequence GTGTCCGCCTGGACCACCCGGGTCCCGATCACCACCACCGTCGTGGTGCCGCAGCTGCACGACCCGGTGCTGCTGGCGAAGGCACTGGCCACCGCCGACCGGCTCTGCGACGGGCGACTGACGGTCGGGCTCGGTGTCGGCGGTCGCGAGGAGGACTATGCGGCGGTGGGCGCGGACTGGTCCACGCGCAGGATCGCCGACCTCGAGCACCGGGTCCGGACGATGCAGCGGGTCTGGGCCGGCGAGAACCTGACCGGGGCGACCCTGCCCGTCGGTCCCCCGCCGCACCGACCCGGGGGACCGTCGCTGCTGATCGGGAGCCACGGCCGCCGAACCGCGGCGAGCGCGGCGGGCTGGGCCGACGGGCTCGCCGGGATGAGCCTCGACCTGGACCTCGCGGCCACCGCCGAGCTGTTCGACGTCGCCCGCGAGGCCTGGTCGGCCGCGCGGCGGCCGGCGCCGCGACTGACCACGTCGTTCTGGTTCGCGCTCGCGGAGACCAGTGACGACCCACGCGGCCAGATCCACCGCCACCTGCGCCACTACATGAACTGGATCCCGCCCGAGTTCGTCGACGCGATGGCGCCGGCGTCCGGGTTCGCGGGCAGCGTCGACGAGTTGCGCGAGGTGCTGGCCGGCTTCGCCGAGATCGGCGCGGACGAGGTGCAGCTGATCCCCACCAGCGACGACCCGCGACAGGTCGCGGTGCTCGCGGGCGCGCTCAGCTGA
- a CDS encoding sigma-70 family RNA polymerase sigma factor: MTVHHDGDDVARNRTERDERTDALFALRRTASDAHAIDEEIIRLNMPVARSIARRFEHRGLAVDDLTQVAYLGLVKAVQNFDPDRGGSFLGYAVPTVRGEVRRWFRDAGWMVRPPRSVQELQPRIVHAQEELTHVLGREPELAELAAELGEPESEVRRAMSANGCFQPSSLDAPDPHGDDDAPGLVGLIGEPDPGYRSAEARVVLGPVLRTLDDRERMILELWLHHGVTQAEIGRRIGVTQTQVSRLITALLRRMRGQLVGETPAAA, translated from the coding sequence GTGACCGTTCACCACGACGGCGACGACGTGGCACGGAACCGTACGGAGCGCGACGAGAGGACCGACGCGCTCTTCGCGCTACGTCGAACGGCCTCGGACGCGCACGCGATCGACGAGGAGATCATCCGGCTGAACATGCCGGTGGCGCGCTCCATCGCGCGGCGCTTCGAGCACCGTGGCCTGGCTGTCGACGACCTGACCCAGGTCGCCTACCTCGGCCTGGTCAAGGCGGTGCAGAACTTCGATCCCGACCGCGGCGGCAGCTTCCTGGGCTACGCGGTCCCCACCGTCCGCGGCGAGGTGCGGCGCTGGTTCCGCGACGCCGGATGGATGGTGCGGCCGCCGCGCTCGGTGCAGGAGCTGCAGCCCCGGATCGTGCATGCCCAGGAAGAGCTCACGCACGTGCTCGGACGCGAGCCCGAGCTCGCCGAGCTCGCCGCCGAGCTCGGGGAGCCGGAGAGCGAGGTCCGCCGGGCGATGTCCGCGAACGGGTGCTTCCAGCCCAGCTCGCTCGACGCACCGGACCCGCACGGGGACGACGACGCGCCGGGACTGGTCGGCCTGATCGGCGAGCCCGACCCCGGCTACCGCTCCGCGGAGGCCCGCGTGGTGCTGGGGCCGGTGCTACGCACGCTCGACGACCGGGAGCGGATGATCCTCGAGCTCTGGCTCCACCACGGGGTCACCCAGGCGGAGATCGGACGCCGGATCGGGGTCACCCAGACCCAGGTGTCCCGGCTCATCACGGCCCTGCTCCGGCGGATGCGCGGTCAGCTCGTCGGCGAGACACCGGCCGCCGCGTGA
- a CDS encoding SDR family NAD(P)-dependent oxidoreductase — MSAGDTYPTPHASLDLSGQVALVTGASSGLGDRFARTLAAAGAKVAVCARRADRLDRLVADIEAAGGVAVAVPLDVTDAAAITDAVDAAEEALGLVTILVNNAGMPDAQLAHKMSVEFVDTVIGTNLRGPWLLATEVARRLLAAKSPGRIVNISSMAGFHTIGSGAALYATTKAAVNRMTEALAVEWAGRHINVNAIAPGTFRSEMMDGMVERMGDFSGALPRQRFGEPSQLDSTLLYLVSPASEAVTGTVVKVDDGQLPR, encoded by the coding sequence GTGAGCGCCGGGGACACCTACCCCACCCCGCACGCCTCGCTGGACCTGAGCGGTCAGGTGGCACTGGTCACCGGGGCGAGCTCGGGGCTCGGCGACCGGTTCGCCCGCACCCTGGCGGCGGCCGGGGCGAAGGTCGCGGTCTGTGCCCGCCGCGCCGACCGGCTCGACCGGCTCGTCGCCGACATCGAGGCGGCCGGTGGGGTCGCTGTCGCCGTACCGCTGGACGTGACGGACGCCGCGGCGATCACCGACGCGGTCGACGCGGCCGAGGAGGCGCTGGGGCTGGTGACCATCCTGGTCAACAACGCCGGGATGCCCGACGCACAGCTCGCGCACAAGATGAGCGTGGAGTTCGTCGACACCGTGATCGGGACCAACCTGCGCGGCCCGTGGCTGCTCGCCACCGAGGTCGCCCGGCGGCTGCTCGCTGCGAAGAGCCCGGGGCGGATCGTGAACATCTCCTCGATGGCCGGCTTCCACACCATCGGCAGCGGTGCCGCGCTCTACGCCACCACCAAGGCAGCGGTGAACCGGATGACCGAGGCCCTCGCGGTGGAGTGGGCGGGCCGCCACATCAACGTGAACGCGATCGCCCCGGGCACGTTCCGCTCGGAGATGATGGACGGGATGGTCGAGCGGATGGGCGACTTCTCCGGGGCCCTGCCGCGGCAGCGGTTCGGCGAGCCGTCCCAGCTGGACAGCACGCTGCTCTACCTGGTCTCGCCGGCCTCCGAGGCGGTCACCGGCACCGTGGTGAAGGTCGACGACGGGCAGCTGCCACGCTGA
- a CDS encoding nuclear transport factor 2 family protein: protein MSIEARLEALETRLARLEDEQAISRLVAAYGPLVDAGVPDEVAALWTTDGVYDVDEMYMGDQEAVRAMVAGEAHQGLIARGAAHFLGPAHVTVDGDTARAVCHSVLVVHHKEKFFLARAGAHLFSLVRTGEGADGWRIRHRTTRVLDGREESRVLLAAGVTGVGLPAEHGAGFTG, encoded by the coding sequence ATGAGCATCGAGGCGCGCCTGGAGGCGCTGGAGACACGACTGGCCCGGCTCGAGGACGAGCAGGCGATCAGCCGGCTCGTCGCCGCCTACGGCCCGCTCGTCGACGCGGGCGTGCCCGACGAGGTCGCCGCGCTGTGGACCACCGACGGCGTCTACGACGTTGACGAGATGTACATGGGCGACCAGGAGGCCGTCCGGGCGATGGTCGCCGGCGAGGCGCACCAGGGCCTGATCGCCCGCGGCGCAGCCCACTTCCTCGGGCCGGCGCACGTGACCGTCGACGGGGACACCGCCCGCGCCGTGTGCCACTCCGTGCTCGTCGTGCACCACAAGGAGAAGTTCTTCCTGGCCCGCGCCGGCGCCCACCTGTTCTCGTTGGTCCGCACCGGTGAGGGTGCCGACGGATGGCGGATCCGCCACCGCACCACCCGGGTGCTCGACGGGCGGGAGGAGTCGCGGGTGTTGCTCGCGGCGGGGGTGACGGGAGTGGGGCTGCCGGCGGAGCACGGTGCGGGTTTCACCGGCTGA